In Corylus avellana chromosome ca2, CavTom2PMs-1.0, the following proteins share a genomic window:
- the LOC132170450 gene encoding uncharacterized protein LOC132170450: MAEESVRPIRLMSFVSEEQLDESKKTRGERIEDGTAQRDRPLFEILKENKDKRDAEFNERFKHRPPKALDEDETEFLENLEMSRREYERQIADEEAQELHSFQVNFLLFHIFF, from the exons atgGCCGAAGAATCTGTCCGTCCGATTAGGCTAATGAGCTTCGTCTCGGAGGAACAG TTGGATGAATCCAAGAAGACAAGGGGCGAGCGCATTGAGGATGGCACTGCCCAAAGAGATAGACCCCTCTTTGAg ATTCTAAAGGAGAACAAAGACAAGCGAGATGCAGAATTTAATGAACGCTTCAAGCACA GACCACCCAAAGCTTTGGATGAAGATGAGACTGAGTTTCTTGAGAACTTGGAAATG TCAAGGAGGGAATACGAACGTCAAATAGCAGATGAGGAAGCCCAAGAGCTGCACAGTTTCCAGGTAAATTTCTTActgtttcatatttttttttga
- the LOC132170814 gene encoding L-cysteine desulfhydrase yields MEKEEDPRNGDDHVTATKKPKLTNFITESELRSEFSHHEAGVARINNGSFGCCPGSVLAAQRSWQLRFLQQPDHFYVSTLRPNLLRSRALIQTLINAHHIDEVSLVDNATTAAAIVLQQIGRRFAHHRNDTVIMFRCAFPAVKKSIQAYVTRAGASVVEVDLPFPVSSNAEIIAEFRKGLSSAKSDGRKVRLAIIDHITSMPSVVIPVRELVHICREEGVEQVFVDAAHAIGSVSIDVQQIGADFYVSNLYKWFFAPPSVAFLYCRKSNPSSSETHHPVVSHEYGNGLPVESSWIGTRDYTPQLVVPAIMEFVNQFEGGSEGIMRRNHEEVVRMGKMLAEAWGTSLGSPPEMCASMVMVGLPSKLHVLSDDDATRLRSHLRDKHGVEVPIYYRAPKNGEKGESEPRDDHGLITGYARISHQVYNRIEDYYKFRDAINRIILEETSLQGCF; encoded by the coding sequence atggaaaaagaagaagaccctAGGAATGGGGACGACCATGTCACCGCCACAAAGAAGCCCAAGCTCACCAACTTCATTACGGAATCGGAGCTCCGATCAGAATTCTCCCACCACGAAGCGGGCGTCGCCCGGATCAACAACGGGAGCTTCGGGTGTTGCCCTGGCTCGGTTCTGGCAGCCCAGCGATCCTGGCAGCTCCGCTTCCTTCAACAACCGGACCACTTCTACGTCTCCACGCTCCGCCCCAACCTCCTTCGCTCACGCGCCCTCATCCAAACCCTAATCAATGCCCACCACATCGACGAGGTCTCCCTCGTCGACAATGCCACCACCGCCGCCGCCATCGTCCTCCAGCAAATTGGCCGCCGCTTCGCCCACCACAGAAACGACACCGTCATCATGTTCCGCTGCGCCTTCCCGGCCGTCAAGAAATCCATCCAAGCCTACGTCACCCGCGCCGGAGCCTCCGTCGTCGAGGTCGACCTTCCGTTTCCGGTGAGCTCGAACGCGGAAATCATCGCCGAGTTTCGGAAAGGACTATCCAGTGCAAAATCCGACGGCCGGAAAGTCAGGCTGGCCATAATCGACCATATCACGTCCATGCCGTCGGTCGTGATTCCAGTTCGCGAACTCGTCCATATCTGCCGAGAAGAAGGAGTCGAACAGGTATTCGTCGACGCCGCGCACGCCATCGGCAGCGTGTCCATCGACGTTCAGCAAATCGGAGCGGATTTCTACGTGAGCAACCTCTACAAATGGTTCTTCGCGCCGCCCTCGGTCGCGTTCCTCTACTGCCGAAAATCGAACCCGTCCTCCTCCGAAACGCACCACCCGGTAGTCTCTCACGAGTACGGGAACGGACTCCCCGTCGAGAGCTCGTGGATCGGGACCCGAGACTACACTCCACAGCTCGTCGTCCCGGCAATCATGGAGTTCGTGAATCAGTTCGAGGGCGGAAGCGAGGGGATCATGAGAAGAAACCACGAGGAGGTGGTGAGGATGGGGAAAATGCTCGCCGAGGCGTGGGGGACGAGCCTGGGGTCGCCGCCGGAGATGTGTGCGAGCATGGTGATGGTGGGGCTGCCGTCGAAACTGCACGTTTTGAGCGACGATGATGCCACGAGACTGAGGTCGCATTTGAGGGACAAGCACGGCGTTGAGGTACCCATATACTATCGTGCCCCCAAGAATGGGGAGAAGGGTGAGAGCGAGCCTAGAGATGATCATGGGTTGATTACGGGTTATGCAAGGATTTCACATCAGGTTTATAACAGAATTGAGGATTATTATAAGTTTAGGGATGCCATTAATCGGATTATTTTGGAGGAGACAAGTTTGCAGGGCTGCTTTTGA
- the LOC132168491 gene encoding protein transport protein SEC23 A — protein sequence MANPPQPSLGYAVSITPSNPDTSNPHAEESPIPRIPPPPSISPTPPRFPPPKLQQGQSPSPSIESSNVPSPANGVKSGSPIPHLSTPPGPPVFTSPVRPAAVPFRSSPASPQPVAFSSGSFLPTSSPPNLSNGSGELQQQISDGTENSVPTGELPYVLFSAHKILKQKKQANVPSLGFGALVSPGREVSPGPQIIQRDPHRCQSCGAYANIYSNILPGSGQWQCVICRELNGSEGEYVAPSMEDLRNFPELSSPVVDYIQTANKRPGFIPVSDSRISAPIILVIDECLDEPHLQHLQSSLHAFVDSLHPSTKLGIILFGRTVSVYDFSEESIASADVLPGDKSPTQESLKALIYGSGIYLSQIHASLPVAHAIFSSLRPYKLNFPEASRDRCLGTAVEVALAIIQGPSAELSRGVVKRSGGNSRIIVCAGGPNTYGPGSVPHSLSHPNYPHMEKTALKWMDQLGREAHRHNIVVDILCAGTCPLRVPILQPLAKASGGVLVLHDDFGEAFGVNLQRASTRAAGSHGLLEVRCSDDILITQVVGPGEEAHVDTHETFKSDSSLYIQMISVEETQSFSLSMESKRDIKSDYIFFQFAIQFSNVYQADISRVITVRLPTVDSVSAYLESVQDEVAAVLIAKRTLLRAKNYSDAVDMQTTIDERVKDIALKFGSQVPKSKLYRFPKELSLLPELLFHLRRGPLLGSIIGHEDERSVLRNLFLNASFDLSLRMIAPRCLMHREKGTFEELPAHDLAMQSDAAVVLDHGTDVFIWLGAELAADEGRSAAALAACRTLAEELTEVRFPAPRILAFKEGSSQARYFVSRLIPAHKDPPYEQEARFPQLRTLTTEQRMKLKSNFIHFDEPSFCEWMRSLKLVPPEPS from the exons ATGGCTAATCCACCGCAGCCTTCCCTCGGGTACGCTGTTTCTATCACTCCCTCAAACCCGGACACATCAAACCCTCACGCTGAGGAAAGTCCAATTCCTCGaattcctcctcctccttcaatTTCTCCCACACCTCCCAGATTTCCTCCACCAAAATTACAACAAGGTCAGAGTCCTTCACCTTCAATAGAAAGCTCAAATGTACCATCTCCAGCCAATGGTGTTAAAAGTGGCAGCCCCATTCCCCATTTAAGCACTCCCCCTGGACCTCCTGTCTTTACTTCACCTGTTCGCCCTGCTGCTGTGCCTTTCCGCTCTTCGCCTGCATCTCCTCAGCCAGTTGCATTTTCTTCGGGTTCATTTTTGCCAACGTCTTCACCTCCCAACCTTTCAAATGGATCGGGTGAGTTGCAGCAACAAATTTCTGATGGTACAGAGAACTCGGTGCCAACTGGGGAATTACCATATGTTCTATTTTCAGCTCATAAG ATTTTGAAACAGAAGAAGCAAGCAAATGTACCCAGTTTAGGTTTTGGGGCATTGGTTTCTCCTGGGAGGGAGGTTTCACCAGGTCCTCAAATAATACAACGTGATCCCCATCGCTGTCAAAGTTGTGGAGCCTATGCAAATATCTATAGCAACATATTACCTGGCTCAGGCCAGTGGCAGTGTGTTATTTGTCGTGAACTGAATGGAAGTGAGGGTGAATACGTAGCTCCCAGCATGGAAGATCTTCGTAACTTTCCAGAACTGTCATCACCTGTGGTTGATTATATTCAAACTGCTAACAAGAGACCCGGTTTTATTCCAGTTTCCGATTCGAGAATCTCTGCACCCATTATTCTTGTCATAGATGAGTGCTTAGATGAACCACACCTTCAGCACTTACAGAGCTCCCTACATGCATTTGTTGATTCACTTCACCCATCAACAAAATtaggaattattttatttggtcgCACAGTATCAgtttatgatttttcagaggAATCAATTGCATCTGCTGATGTGCTTCCTGGTGACAAATCACCAACTCAGGAGTCATTGAAAGCATTGATTTATGGAAGTGGCATATATTTGTCCCAAATTCATGCTTCACTACCTGTAGCACACGCCATATTCTCATCACTGAGGccatataaattaaactttCCAGAAGCTTCCAGAGACCGGTGCTTGGGCACAGCAGTTGAGGTTGCTCTTGCTATCATTCAAGGGCCATCAGCAGAGTTGTCTCGAGGGGTAGTTAAAAGGTCAGGTGGAAATAGCAGAATTATTGTGTGTGCTGGTGGACCTAATACTTATGGCCCTGGATCTGTCCCTCATTCGTTAAGTCACCCAAATTATCCTCATATGGAAAAGACAGCGTTGAAATGGATGGATCAACTAGGTCGGGAGGCTCATCGGCACAATATAGTGGTTGACATTTTATGTGCTGGAACATGCCCTCTAAGAGTTCCTATTTTGCAGCCTCTCGCAAAAGCTTCTGGGGGTGTTTTGGTTCTTCATGATGACTTTGGAGAAGCCTTTGGCGTAAACTTGCAAAGAGCATCTACCAGGGCAGCAGGTTCACATGGTTTGTTGGAAGTACGCTGTTCTGATGATATTCTGATAACTCAAGTTGTGGGTCCTGGTGAAGAGGCACATGTAGATACTCATGAAACCTTTAAGAGTGACTCTTCTTTATATATTCAAATGATTAGTGTTGAAGAAACGCAGAGCTTCTCACTTTCCATGGAAAGTAAAAGAGATATTAAGAGTGATTACATATTTTTTCAGTTTGCAATCCAGTTTTCAAATGTGTATCAAGCTGATATATCCAGAGTTATCACTGTTAGATTGCCAACTGTGGATAGTGTTTCGGCATATCTTGAGAGTGTTCAAGATGAAGTGGCAGCCGTTCTTATTGCCAAGAGGACCCTCTTGCGAGCCAAAAACTATTCTGATGCAGTTGATATGCAAACAACAATAGATGAAAGAGTTAAAGACATTGCTTTGAAGTTTGGGTCCCAAGTACCAAAGTCAAAGCTTTACCGGTTCCCCAAAGAGCTCTCGTTATTACCAGAGCTCCTATTTCATCTTAGAAGGGGCCCACTTTTGGGAAGTATTATTGGCCATGAAGATGAGAGGTCTGTATTACggaatttgtttttaaatgcaTCCTTTGATCTTTCACTCCGAATGATAGCACCTCGTTGTCTAATGCACCGGGAAAAGGGTACTTTTGAGGAACTGCCAGCTCATGACCTGGCTATGCAGTCTGATGCAGCAGTTGTTCTTGACCATGGCACAGATGTCTTCATTTGGTTG GGTGCTGAACTTGCAGCTGATGAAGGAAGAAGTGCAGCTGCTTTGGCGGCTTGCAGGACATTGGCTGAAGAGCTAACTGAAGTGCGATTTCCAGCTCCTCGAATCCTTGCTTTTAAG GAGGGGAGCTCTCAGGCTCGGTATTTCGTTTCTCGGCTGATACCAGCACACAAGGATCCTCCATACGAGCAG GAGGCGAGATTCCCCCAGCTCCGGACTCTGACAACGGAACAGCGAATGAAGctgaaaagcaattttattCACTTTGATGAGCCTAGCTTCTGCGAGTGGATGCGAAGTCTGAAATTGGTGCCGCCAGAACCAAGCTAA
- the LOC132168492 gene encoding proline--tRNA ligase, cytoplasmic-like: MASGEGKKSKDNASGEGKKSKANASGGAKKKEVKRETGLGLTNSKDENFGEWYSEVVVNAELIEYYDISGCYILRPWAMSIWEIMQVFFDAEIKKMNIQNCYFPLFVSPGVLQKEKDHVEGFAPEVAWVTKSGESELEVPIAIRPTSETVMYPYYSKWIRGHRDLPLKLNQWCNVVRWEFSNPTPFIRSREFLWQEGHTAFATKAEADAEVLDILELYRRIYEEFLAIPVVKGRKSEHEKFAGGLYTTSVEAFIPNNGRGIQGATSHCLGQNFAKMFEINFENEKGEKGMVWQNSWAYSTRTIGVMVMVHGDDKGLVLPPKVASYQVIVIPVPYKDADTKGIFDACAATVDTLSKAGIRAKADFRDNYSPGWKYSHWEMKGVPLRIEIGPKDLANSQVRAVRRDNSAKIDIPSAKLVEQVQEMLDNIQQNLFDIAKQKRDASVETVRTWDEFVGALSQRKLILAPWCDEEEVEKDVKARTKGEIGAAKSLCSPFDQPELPEGTICFASGKPAKKWTYWGRSY; the protein is encoded by the exons ATGGCCAGTGGCGagggaaaaaaatcaaaagataatgCCAGTGGTGAGGGAAAAAAGTCAAAAGCTAATGCCAGCGGTG GGGCCAAAAAGAAAGAGGTGAAGAGGGAGACTGGTTTGGGTCTAACCAATAGCAAGGACGAGAATTTTGGGGAATGGTATTCTGAG GTAGTTGTCAATGCAGAATTGATCGAGTACTATGATATTTCTGGCTGTTATATTCTTAGGCCATGGGCAATGTCAATCTGGGAGATCATGCAA GTATTCTTTGATgctgaaataaagaaaatgaacatCCAGAATTGCTACTTCCCACTTTTTGTTTCTCCTGGTGTATTGCAGAAGGAGAAGGATCATGTTGAGGGTTTTGCTCCTGAG GTTGCGTGGGTGACAAAATCTGGGGAGTCTGAGTTGGAAGTGCCTATTGCAATTCGCCCAACAAGTGAGACTGTCATGTATCCTTACTATTCCAAGTGGATAAGGGGACACAGAGACTTGCCTTTGAAACTCAATCAGTGGTGTAATGTTGTTCGATGGGAATTCAGCAATCCCACACCATTTATCAG GAGTCGTGAATTCCTTTGGCAGGAAGGGCATACTGCTTTTGCAACAAAAGCAGAGGCAGATGCAGAG GTTCTAGATATTTTGGAACTTTATAGACGTATTTACGAAGAATTCTTGGCTATCCCTGTTGTAAAGGGAAGGAAGAGTGAACATGAGAAATTTGCTGGTGGCTTATACACAACTAGTGTTGAG GCGTTTATTCCCAACAATGGTCGTGGTATACAAGGTGCAACTTCACATTGTTTGGGTCAAAATTTTGCAAAAATGTTTGAGATAAACTTTGAAAATGAGAAGGGAGAGAAGGGTATGGTCTGGCAGAACTCGTGGGCCTATAGCACTCGAACG ATTGGTGTGATGGTCATGGTCCATGGTGATGATAAAGGCTTGGTTCTGCCACCCAAAGTAGCATCTTACCAGGTTATTGTTATTCCTGTTCCATACAAAGATGCTGATACTAAGGGAATTTTTGATGCCTGTGCTGCTACCGTGGATACCTTGTCTAAGGCAGGTATTCGTGCCAAGGCAGATTTTAGAGACAACTACTCCCCTGGTTGGAAGTACTCGCACTGGGAAATGAAAGGTGTTCCTTTAAGGATTGAAATTGGGCCAAAAGACTTGGCAAATAGTCAG GTACGTGCTGTTCGCCGTGACAACTCAGCAAAAATAGACATCCCTAGCGCCAAGTTGGTTGAGCAAGTACAAGAAATGCTGGATAATATTCAACAAAACTTGTTTGATATCGCTAAACAAAAACGAGATGCTTCTGTTGAGACTGTAAGAACTTGGGATGAATTTGTGGGAGCGCTCAGCCAAAGGAAATTGATCTTAGCTCCTTGGTGTGATGAGGAG gAGGTGGAGAAAGATGTGAAAGCAAGGACAAAAGGTGAGATAGGAGCAGCTAAGAGTCTTTGTTCCCCATTTGACCAGCCAGAGCTCCCAGAAG GTACTATATGCTTTGCTTCAGGAAAG